A section of the Anaerolineae bacterium genome encodes:
- a CDS encoding amidohydrolase family protein — protein sequence MPDTPVIDMHHHLGTDPEYADKLAAICQRLNVVKVCIMALEGWGPRGGFAGNDAVERAFNRYPDLICGFGHVRPDIEGPEKVQELKDRGFTGLKFMTPRKQYNDESYFPVYEKAEALGMPGLFHLGIVARHVSGHDVRIDCSLMRPIYLDSIARTFPDWTIIGAHLGNPWYEEATMTARWNPNVFFDLSGSTLKKKRPEFLGELLWWDSTTRYGSPDGSNAWEKIVFGSDVEYYEIKDVLHDYEVLMKANQLRPDLRYAVRYATAARILGLED from the coding sequence ATGCCCGATACACCCGTCATAGACATGCACCATCACCTGGGCACCGACCCGGAGTACGCCGATAAACTCGCTGCCATCTGCCAGCGCCTGAACGTGGTAAAGGTCTGCATCATGGCCCTGGAAGGGTGGGGCCCCCGAGGTGGCTTCGCCGGCAACGACGCTGTCGAGCGCGCCTTCAATCGGTACCCGGACCTCATCTGCGGCTTCGGGCACGTTCGCCCTGACATCGAGGGCCCAGAGAAGGTGCAGGAGCTGAAAGACCGCGGTTTCACCGGGCTCAAGTTCATGACCCCGCGCAAGCAGTACAATGACGAGTCCTACTTTCCCGTCTACGAGAAGGCGGAGGCACTGGGGATGCCTGGGCTGTTTCACCTAGGCATCGTGGCCCGCCATGTAAGCGGGCACGACGTTCGCATTGATTGCAGCCTCATGCGGCCTATCTATCTGGACTCCATTGCCCGCACCTTCCCCGACTGGACCATCATCGGCGCTCACCTGGGCAACCCCTGGTACGAAGAAGCCACCATGACCGCCCGCTGGAACCCCAACGTCTTCTTCGACCTCTCCGGCTCCACCCTCAAGAAGAAGAGGCCGGAGTTCCTGGGAGAGCTGCTGTGGTGGGACAGCACTACCCGCTACGGCAGCCCCGACGGCAGCAACGCCTGGGAGAAGATAGTGTTCGGCAGCGACGTGGAGTACTACGAGATCAAGGACGTGCTTCACGACTACGAAGTGCTCATGAAAGCCAACCAGCTGCGCCCTGATCTGCGCTACGCCGTACGGTACGCCACCGCAGCCAGG
- a CDS encoding ABC transporter permease yields the protein MAAVAVRPPTGYVSALLRNRKFAAGLTIFLLIAVVALVGGEFVDPQLRGAGRFPPRLPPSSRAFLGTDTLGRSIAVQMTQAVPNSLQVGLIAALIGTLVGALIGFTSGYFSGPIDAVLRVLIDVFLSVPSLLFLILIAALVRGVGVQTMALIIGAFAWPSPARQVRAQILSLKERPFVEVARLSGMPSLEIIFRELAPHMLQWLGANFVNAFIAAILAESGLSILGLGPQREMTLGMLIYWALTYGAILQNLWWWWATPVVTLILLFLSLYLIHLGFDEVSNPRLQGQ from the coding sequence ATGGCAGCCGTAGCCGTTCGACCCCCAACGGGTTACGTCTCCGCCCTGCTGCGAAACCGCAAGTTCGCGGCCGGCCTAACGATCTTCCTCCTAATCGCGGTTGTGGCTCTGGTAGGCGGTGAGTTCGTGGATCCGCAGTTGCGCGGGGCTGGTCGCTTCCCCCCTCGCCTCCCGCCCAGCTCGAGGGCCTTCCTGGGGACCGACACCCTGGGGCGCAGTATCGCGGTGCAGATGACGCAGGCTGTGCCCAATTCCCTTCAGGTGGGCCTCATCGCCGCCCTCATCGGCACCCTGGTAGGAGCCCTAATCGGCTTCACCAGCGGTTACTTCAGCGGGCCCATTGACGCTGTGCTGCGCGTCCTCATTGATGTCTTCCTGTCCGTGCCTTCGCTCCTCTTCCTGATCCTGATCGCGGCCCTAGTGAGAGGCGTAGGGGTGCAGACGATGGCTCTCATCATCGGAGCGTTCGCCTGGCCCTCGCCGGCCCGCCAGGTTCGGGCGCAGATACTGAGCCTGAAGGAGCGCCCGTTCGTGGAGGTGGCCCGCCTGTCTGGCATGCCCAGCCTGGAGATCATCTTCCGGGAGCTGGCCCCGCACATGCTCCAGTGGCTAGGCGCCAATTTCGTCAACGCCTTCATCGCGGCTATCTTGGCCGAGTCCGGGCTCTCCATCCTGGGGCTGGGCCCGCAGAGGGAGATGACCCTGGGCATGCTCATCTACTGGGCCCTGACCTACGGCGCCATCCTGCAGAACCTCTGGTGGTGGTGGGCCACGCCAGTGGTAACCCTCATCCTCCTCTTCCTCTCCCTATACCTCATCCATCTGGGGTTCGACGAGGTCAGCAACCCCCGCCTGCAGGGTCAGTAG
- a CDS encoding ABC transporter permease: protein MGYLKYIVQRSVILVATVVISVTVVFFVPRMVPGDPLGAVFLKLAAMGGSAGAPELVEEYKRIFGLDRSMWEQYVSFVRELLRGNLGYSISSFPSEVADLLRASLPWTIGLLTVTTVVSWVLGSIIGAAVGWRGEESKALQALVPVALVLYTIPYYILAIILIFLLAFQWPIFPLSGAYSVGLRPGLSLDFALDVARHATLPALSIILVSLGWWFLSMRSLITSLKGEDYILQAEAKGLSNQRILWRYAFRNALLPQATGLAISLGHIVGGALITEVIFAFPGIGWLIYTSITSLDFPVIQGAVLLIILSVAVANFIIDILYPIVDPRIRYEQARRG, encoded by the coding sequence GTGGGCTACCTCAAATACATAGTGCAGCGCTCCGTCATCCTGGTCGCCACGGTGGTGATCTCGGTCACCGTTGTCTTCTTCGTCCCCCGCATGGTCCCGGGTGATCCTCTGGGTGCCGTCTTCCTCAAGCTCGCCGCCATGGGAGGCAGCGCCGGCGCTCCAGAGCTAGTCGAGGAGTACAAGCGGATCTTCGGGCTCGACCGCAGCATGTGGGAGCAGTACGTCAGTTTCGTGCGGGAGTTGCTGCGGGGGAACTTGGGCTACTCCATCAGCAGCTTCCCCTCTGAGGTGGCCGACCTGCTCCGAGCGTCGCTCCCCTGGACCATCGGCCTTCTCACGGTTACCACCGTGGTGAGCTGGGTGCTCGGGTCTATCATCGGTGCCGCCGTGGGCTGGAGAGGCGAGGAGTCGAAGGCGCTGCAGGCTTTGGTTCCGGTGGCCCTGGTGCTCTACACCATTCCGTACTACATCTTAGCCATCATTCTCATCTTCCTGCTGGCCTTCCAGTGGCCCATCTTCCCTCTGTCCGGGGCCTACTCCGTGGGCCTCAGGCCCGGGCTCAGTCTCGACTTCGCCCTCGACGTGGCCCGTCATGCCACCCTGCCCGCTCTCAGCATCATCTTGGTCTCGCTCGGCTGGTGGTTTCTGAGCATGCGCAGCCTCATAACCTCTCTCAAAGGCGAGGACTACATCCTCCAGGCCGAGGCCAAGGGCCTCTCCAACCAGCGCATCTTGTGGCGCTATGCCTTTCGCAATGCTCTGCTTCCTCAGGCGACCGGGCTAGCCATCTCGCTGGGGCACATTGTGGGAGGCGCCCTCATCACCGAGGTCATCTTCGCCTTTCCCGGCATAGGATGGCTGATCTACACCTCCATCACCAGCCTCGATTTCCCCGTCATCCAGGGTGCAGTCTTGCTGATCATACTCTCGGTGGCAGTGGCCAATTTCATCATAGACATACTCTACCCCATCGTTGACCCGCGTATCCGCTACGAGCAGGCACGAAGGGGCTAG